The Denticeps clupeoides chromosome 1, fDenClu1.1, whole genome shotgun sequence genome segment CTGGACGCCGAACGATCGGGTAAAAGTCCTCCGCCCTGCGCGACGCGACCTACTGCGAGACTTGGCATAATACGCCGGGAACACAGctgactgcgcatgcgcacctCTCACGCTGGCGGCGCAAAAAAACCGTAAACCTCATAATACTTGCGGCGACGAAAAATTCTACAGTAAATCTTTGACAAAAAGGGGACATAAATATTTGCCTATGTATTGGCACGTGGCGAACAATGGTATTTAGAGAATGtacacaaacaagcaaataaaacaattctatatttattgttttgtaacacaaacatcacaccaaAAGGATCAAAGTTTGTATTTTATAGTGAGATAAACCAAATCCACCAAACACACGATGAATGTTAATTAGTAAAACagtacaaatgtattaaaaggcaaaaacactacaattagtgtgcggaacgagaaaaaaaaacaaaaaaaaaaacagcacgcggtatattcatattttatccACGCACGTTCCGTAAATATCTCCTGCAGGTGAGAACCAGCGTTGGACAGAAAAGCCGGAGGAGCTCCGGTCTCAAACGGATTCTTCTACACATTAGAAAAGTGCTGAAACTAAGTggtgaaaaatgagaaaagcagCGGGTTTAATGAACACGAACAAGCGTGTGTCCAGtcgcgggagagagagagagagatcagacATTAAAATTTAATACcaatattgtttatttcattcatttcaaatcATGGAAAGTGAAACGGCTTCTTCACGGACAGTCGAAATGTATACCTATTTTTATATCAAGCTAATACTCGGCCATTCAGTATAGCTACGTGAAGGCTAAAGTGAACCTTGCatggaaaataattaattacttCGTGTAATTAAAAGAAATGAGTGGGGAGAATGAAGTTGAacgtctgtctctctctctcgctcacctcTTGGTCAGCGCCGGACACACCCTGCCCCACACCGTCCTCCACACGGCCAGGCGCAGCGCCGGGATGCGCCACGTGTACAGCGTCGGCGTGCACACCGCGTTCAGACGCGCCATGATGGCGAACGCGTTCGTGCCCTCGTTCCTGATCGTCAGCCCCTTGGACGTGAGCTGCCTGACGATGATGTTGACGAACGAGGGGACCCACAGGACGAGGAAGCAGATGACGACGTAGACGATGATGCGCAGCGACTCCTTCTTGGCGTCCCTCTCCGCGCCTCGCGTACAGCTTGACGGTCATGACGAGCTTGGTGACCACGATCAGCTGCAGGGTCATGACAGTGAATGCGCCGATCTGGGCCGCTTTGGAGATCGGGGACACCGGGTTCTGGATGGTGAGTATGAAGTAGGTGTGGGTCCAGCTGTACGCACAGGCGCCGAGGACCACGGGGCGCGTCACGTAGCGGCCGTAGAAGAAGGGGTGGCACACTGCGAAGTAGCGGTCGAACTGAGCGAACAGGAAGGTGATCACGTTCACTCCGAGGAAGGAGGGCAGGATGTGGAGCGTCCCGTTCCGAGACGGGGAGCCCTCCTGCACGTCGAACAGGCCCAGGTAGTAGACTGCGAAGCCGGTCAAAGTGTGGCTGATGCTGGTGTTCAGCATGAAAAGGAAGCGGTTCTGGCTGTGGAGGGCCCTggtggacaggatgccggtgACCACAGAGCCGGCCACCAGCACAGCGCAGGTGCCGAAGACGATATGGAAGAGGAAAATGAAGTCATCTTCGGTGTGGGTGAAGTCTACAGAAAAGGGGATGGTCAGGTTTGTAACTACTCCGGTCTGCTCAAAAGGACTTCACGCTTCGTACCGATATCCACTGACGTTTATTTCTCTAATACAGGTTATGAAACGCTGATGGAACACCGTGAAAACTAAAATAAgttcaatatttcaaatgaacattcatcacaaaatataaacacaaattgCACATTCCAGATGTAACAAGGCAATAATAGcttcataaaataatatttaccgTTTGCGCCTGTTTGACCAGTAGTTGAATGAACGTTTGTTTCTTTATCGTTCCTCTTTCGTATTTCTCTGATTTCTCGACTTCTCTCATAACTTTTCTCTCCCGCTACTCCCACATACACTGAAGGCTGCTGGGAAGGAAGGAGATACAGGTTGGTGATGTGGATGGTAGATACTGGGTCTACTTTTCTGTACTTAGAAAAACATGCAGCTACTGATCAATAAAGCCACACTGACCATGGTGTCAATCCGTTCTGTTTTTACTGAGGGGGATTCCAGGCAATGGCAACCttttcacaataaaacatttacacacatttacacgaCATTTACTGAAGTTAGCATGCTAAGCCTGTGTCCTGGAATGGGCTCCAGAAGCCGTGACCCTGAATAGGACTAAGTGTTTATGGAAAATGAGTCAGCGAGAGCATGCAATGGACAGTGAGATGCTATAGAATTAAGTCCTGAGTCTCCTTGGTCATGAGGACCAAGTCCTATTGCTCAGTATTTCTCCCATCTGCCAAACTGAAGTGGAATTTCTTGAAATTCCAACCACCCATTTACTTGGATTCAGAGACATATTGCTGTGATTTTAGTGGTGGAGGTCACGTTGTGGGTGTCATGACCGGAGGTCAGAAGAGGAAGGAGGAACAGCAGCAGGACATTTGAaggaaaatgatttattatgaatataaagaaaactgGTGCAATGcccaaaaaggaaacacaaaaggaACTTAAATGGACATGAAGGTGTGAGACATGAACATCtggaacaaaacaaaccaaagacAAGTTTGGAGTGTCTATATCCCACTTCTGCCAGTATCCATGATCCAATCGGCACCTGGCACCTTTGTTTACTTCTTTTGTACCAGATGGACAGGTTGTGGAGAGGGTTGGACATCTGGCCTCAAAGATGGCATCGGAACTTCAGCTATAGCCtaataagatgatcctttattagtcccacaagtaggaAATTCAATACAAACTTCCCGGTAGCCTATTGGCTGTTGGTGGCTCGAGCTGTGCCTGCTGGCCTGTCCTGGAAAAGGAGATGACCATgaattggtagtagcctagtgggtaacaaactcgcctatgaaccagaagacccaggttcaaatcccacttactaccattgtgtccctcattaaccctaagttgctccaggggggactgtccctgtaactactgattgtaagtcgctcttgataaggccatctgataaatgctgtaaatgtaagtaatttTTTCAAGGATTTATTTAGTTACACAAATCACTATAATCTAATGGCacctaaaatattattttaatattattgtcacgatggctggacatggcgaggaagaaggaggcATTAGCacgacctgggtcttctggttcataggtgagtgtgttacccactaggctactacctactacCTCTGCGATCGGCGTTAACTTAATTGCGCATtcgcttttttttaatgccgcATTAATAAGCACCAATTTGAGCCGCGCTGGCCTCAGGCCCATCCCGACCCTGACCATCTTCGAGAACGCACTGCTGTTCCTCTTTAGCCTGACCCTGGACACCACGGCCGTGCTCCTCAACGTCTTGGCCTTTCTCACCGTCGCGATGGACCATGTCCACACTGAGCACGGGGGCATCCTACTGTTACTGCGGCTTCCTGGACATGAAAGACAGCTATGTTGTTGTAATTTTTAACTGTGAGAtgccgagaaaaaaaaaatctaaaccgAATATCTAGACAGTATAATTTGTGTGCTGtgtgatatgataaacataGGATATGAGAAAATATAAACCACTGTAGACTGTATAGTGCTCGTAACAGATGCATCTTTTGCAACTGTGTCATTTTGAAGATATAAAATAACCGGTGTGACACCAGCCCTGTCACCGCACGCCATCAACCCTGGGATCACGTGAGTACTGATCACCGCACCTATACGAGGGTGgttattttgtgaaattaccaataaatttgatgtgtcacatgaccctcttcctattgaacaggacgttaatatcaccaaccattcccattttattaaggtgtatccatataaatggcccaccctgtagttatGATGCTGTTGTTATGTTCTTATCAAGACAGATTTGATTGTATttcccaataaataaatatataagtaaaaaCTCAGACCGAAAAAGTTGTGGCTATCTCTATTTCTATTATAAACTATTTCTCTGGTCCTCTGTGTCATCATGGTATAAATAGTCCTCCTGATACAGGTGGTACATAGATAAAGTGACTcaagaaagtattcacagagcatcactttttccacattttgttgtgttacaacTTTATTCCAAAGTATATTCAATGCTGCATGATTTCTGCTGTGGAGTATGTTAACCAGCTTATTCACTGACTCGGGTGAGGAGCACTAACCTGGATCTCCGAGTGATTCTGCTTTGGTTATGTTTCTGGCTAGAGGATCCGCTGGATGCACTGACTCCAGCGCTAACATGTCTGTGAGCAATTCAGATTCATATGGTGCAAAGAAACTGTAAGTTATACAATGGTAGTAGTGTATTTATGTGACAGCATGTACAATTAAGACACAGTGTAGTTCGGACTCAAAAgatttggttcaatggagacctcagatttgtgactcatgagttatttaatggatcCGGGGGATTAACctgggtgagtcatgaatcacacagcactaCTGGCCattctaccatacaggccttaTTGGTGGATGCCCTAGCTCtaacagagtgaccatcagatTCTTgctcacctccctgactaaggccttTCTCCCCTGATTgttcagtttaggtggccggccagctctaggaagtgGTTTTGAGGATCAGTGAGGccactgtgttgtgttttttttttatttttaataaatttgccaaaacctaaagtaaatttttttcacattgtaattatggggtgttgtatgTAGAAAATTCTGAAGAAATTCttttcagatgcactgtatGCACACTTTGGATTTGACCTGGGTTTAGCCTATCTGTAAGTATTTCAGTTTGGGTTGCACttaattttaatcattttagtcAGACTCGCATggtaaatgatcggtcagcaaacacgaacttccAGACTATTAAACCTATCTGTTCCATATGATTTGAtgcttgtttatttgttttggtgattggtatgttgttcatttataaaataataaatattattattatttatttataataaaaaaataaaaaaataatacaaataataaatttcttttattaaatgtaaatggtttcatcaagtgattaatttttaattgttgCAAGAAAGATACTAAAATGCGTGCAAATAAagctgggcttttaaaaagctgtacttgtcaggtTGGAAATGGCTTTTCAGGTTTCAGCTCTAAATGCACAACGCTCatatgtttttcatttctgcaaaaaacattacagtacatttctttcatttatcaatttatttattgattattatgtAGTAAATTGGTggtaaatattataaaaaatattctaaaaaacattataaatgtttTCCCCATGTAGTATCAAAAACAGTTTGAGTTTGAGATTTCAGTATCACGGCAAACCAAGTGGTTTGTTGATCATGTGCAGTTTTTAAGTTGCACGTTCAACTGCCAATCATGTCAGTTTTATTCTCTCATTGCCCAATGTTCCATTATTCTAACATtcactatttaaaaatgtccccTTAGTCTCACATTTGTGGAGAGCAGCATTGTTGATTAGTCCAGTAGAATTAGCACTGCTTGAAAGTCCACAGATAATGACCCCCATGGAGATTGTTGGCAAAACTCTTTGTCTGTTGGTATCTTAATGGAAGCTCTATTTCCCCGTGGAGTTTTCTGTGTTTCACAACATGCCATTGGTTATGAATATGTGTTTAAGCAAAACATTCCATTCCAGTAAGTGTTTATGACACTTCTGCTGTTGTCAAagtgtcacgttcccctctagctcaggtgatgaatggaggacgcaagttgaaaaatgagaatggcgtatttattttcaactcaggaaaaaaaggaaacaacaatgtcctttcttgtagtgccacgcctctcctcaagaGGTCTTGTTGTAGGATCCTCAGCGAGGCCCTCAGTATGAGAGCCGAAGATCGCCCTTGTCCTTCACAGGCCTCGAACCGGTGTCTCCGGGAGCTGCGGCATGGCAGAGCTGTAGTGAGACAGCTTGTCTTCTTATCCTTTGATTATTATGCTTGTAAATCATATTTTCCCCATGCTGCACTCACTGCTGCATGGCTCTGCCTACCCCCAAGTTTTCTGGGGTTACTGCATGACATAAAATCTAACGAGACTTGACTGTCGCTGCCAGTACTTTTtaactggtgtttttttgtcttataCCTCAGTGTGTCCTTTGTGACCCTGTCTAAACATACCCCTGCTAACAATATCAGTGCATTTCTATAAATGGAAGGCTGGGAGCATGAAACCTTGGCGAATGCCATAGGATCCCTGTTCATGATTTTGCAGAGTTGCCAGAAAATATATTAGAGTACCTGAACTTAATCTTGAAGTAGTTGTTGCACCTGTCATGGACGATTTTGAGTGATTTCTGAGAGATTTTTTAACTAACTTAAACTGACATCCTAACCTGTTCATACTATTATCTTAGGTGTCTTCCCAATAAGTAGGACTGGCCTGTGTGAAAAGGACATGAACATTCAGAAGTCGTGTGGCCTCAGAGGCCtacaaaatatacaacacaCTGAGCTCAACACTGGCTACTTGGAACGTGACAGTTCTAtattgttctctctctctatatattaCTACTTGGAAAGACAATTCACAAGCATAATATCGACTTCCACTGATAAGCAgatgacacacaactgtacATCTCAGCCAGATGCAGGGAAGAAACTGAAACATCTAAAACTGAGAACTGTGTAATAGACTTTAAAGAGTGGATGAAAAGCATCTTCATGTTAGAAGACTGTTCTGAAGACTATGATGCACAGATGGACTATGCATGGTGCAGAAAATCAACAACTGTAATGTACCACTTATTGGATGTCCAGCATCATCACTCAGTAAACTCCACCAAATTCAAAATTCTGCCACAATAATCCTAAATGAACAAGAAAATTTGAACACATAACTAAGATCCTGCCTTCACTGCATAACTGTAAAATTTAGCATCAGCTATTTTGCCAACAACATACAAAGCTAAGATAATGGGCGAAAAGCGTTACAGACAGGCAAAGGGAAGCCTCGTATAATTAGCCTGTATACAGAGTTGACTCTGCTTCGAAAGTATGACGGAATATATCATACGTGCAGCCTTCCAGAAGCATACAAACCATTTGCAGTCCATGTAAAGTGAGGAGCCAATTCCTTTCGCCGACTAAACTACGCAGTTACGAGGATACAGAGGATAAGTAATGACAGCGCGACTGCAGCCAAGTGCGAGGCCTGGTTCAGTGAGTGCGAGTTACCAGGGATCCGAAGGTCTGGAGAACATGTGCTTCAGATGTGGCTTAAAAGGACAAAAAGCAAAGACATGCCAACGCAAACAGTGTAAAAGTAGTCAGTGTAAAAGTTCCACACATCGTGACACAACCTGCAGTCGAAAACAGCGACGCGATGATGCGCAGAAAGCTTCAGAGGAAATGAACACGGTGTACGCGTTCCTGATGAACGATGAGAAAGTGGTGATTAAAACACCGCGTGGTATAAAGATGACTGGCTTGATGGTGGACACTGGAGCAACTTCACATATTGTCGCGGATATCTCTAGGTTTATCCAGGATATCTGTGTGGCGTTAGCTGATGTGCTAGGTGCTGATGGCACTCAACTGCTTCGTGGAGTGCAGAGTTCTGGATTGGCGATAACAAAAGGGCAGCGTCACATCACACCGTTGAAACGAGCCTTGTTCATCCCTTCATTCCCGCCGGACATATTTTCTGTGAAAGCAGCTACTACCAACCATAGTCTTCAACACAAAGACGGTACGAAATTCCACATTCATGAGGATAATAGACTCTATTACTTGCAGATTGTAAATGATGAATATGATGACCAGCGCAAGGGTTTTTATGATATGCAGACATGGCAAGAGATTAAGGGGCACTGcaattaggggcagtggtggcctagcggttaaggaaacggtcctgtaatcagaaggttgccggttcgattcccgatccgccaaagtgccactgaggtgccactgagcaaagcaccgtccccacacactgctccccgggcgcttgtcatggctgcccactgctcactcagggtgatgggttaaatgcagaggacaaatttcactgtgtgcatcgtgtgctgtgctgctgtgtatcacatgtgacaatcacttcactttcttttctttcttatgATAACATTCTGAAATTGCAAGCTGTTGTCGATGGTATGAAAATTAAGGGTAAGCCAAACACATCCGACCAACAGTGTGAGGTGTGTATTCAGGAGAAGTTAATCAAACACGCAACAGAGAGCCTGATGTGAGAGCCAAAGCAGTTCTAGAGTTTGTGTATACAGATGTGGCAGGACTAATATGCAAATTTATGTCCAGAGATGGATATACATTTGCATAATCATTCACTGATGATTGTTCCAGCACAATTTTTGTGTACTTTCTTAAAAAGAGTGACACAGCTTCTGCAACATAGAATTAGGTGCATTAGGTCTGATAAGGGTGCAGAATTTATGGGGAGGAACTTCCAAACACTACTGAACAAAAATGGCATTAGACATGAAACCTCCGCACCATACTCGGCACACCAAAATGGCATCGATGAAAGAAATTGGCGGACATTGTTTGACATGCTAATAGAAAGTGAGCTGCCGAGGGAATTGTGGACTTATGCAGTACAGACAGCTGCTGTAATAAGAAACCGATACTTTAACAGACATACAAAACAAACACCGTACTAAATCCTGACTTGAAGACAACCAAATCTGTCTAGAATGCATACGTTTGGGTCAACATGTTTTTCTTTCAAATAGGACAGGAGAAAACTCGATCCAAAATGTGAGAAAGGAATTTTTGTACGACAGACTATATGGTCTATTATCCTGAAAGTGGGAAGGTTCAGAAACACAGATGGCAAAATTGTTTTGGAATAATGTCCAACAGAACAGATGTTCGATAGAGAGCGCTGTGACGGATaagttctgtctgtgtgtgtgtgtaaataaagttCTGTAGTTGAATACATACAAGGGAgcaccacctaaaatcttgcctatgGCTCCTAATTTTTTACGGCTAGCCCTGAATAATactgtataataaaaatataaccttgtttaattattaaatgggtttgactaaaagagaatgttgcttttgtctctTCTACTAGGTGCATGTACTATATTGTCTGGAtgaaaaaagagattaaaattgaattttcattgactaaaattaaattaaaatgtaatagtcaTAATAATTCAGACTAGAAtcagactaaaatgctcagacttttagttgactgaaacttgactagactaaaatgagaatagatgtgactaagactaataataactaaatgacagcttgatgaaCAAATACTAGTTTTCGCAAAGttttctgcttcagtgtttttagatatttttgtcagtttttttctgtggtgtactgacatataattacaagcattgcAACAACTGATTTGCTttaattgacaattacatcaagtttatgaaAAGAGTTATTTGGAGTGTTGGCAATTcagccctggcatgctgtcaatcaacttctggtccaaatcctgactgattgttggaaaatgtatataagttatcatgcaattacctttttgacatatatatctcacattaaactgtattaatctttGGATTACGCAAACTATGTTAATAATTAGTCTCTTGggtgagaaactggtgggcAGGACTTTTGCAGGAcagtttgcagaacagaatgaccatGATTTCAACTGCTGAGAAGCCTATGTGCCAGCGAGCATTACCTTGTGATGTAGCGTCTACCAAGAAACAAACCTACGTGCTAAATTCCTATGATCCTATGACAAATGTACCGCCCTGTACTAAATAAAAAGGCAGGATGCGTCTGAGACTGtagagctgttggaggcatgatgtaatgcgcatctctgatcgctctccttgcaagtaaaaagaactcaactgcttcgtgtctttcttctctagtttataagtgttggaacgacgTATAACTCTAACACTGATGCAACCCCTTCCCTCATAAACAGTGCTTAGAGTTTGTCAGTTCTTAATTGGATCAAGGTCCGGGAAGTTTCCTGCCTTGTGATGATCTCGAGCCTTGGGCTGGTCAACACGCTGACCTGCGTTAACAAGAGGAttactgaaatgatctcagcaagtcattttgtggcagggctgaaatgcagtggaaatatttttttgggggggttaagTTAATTTTCGTAGCAAATAGGAACTTTGCTATTCATCTGATCACACtgcataacattctggagtatatgcaaataaaatggaaacggcaaactttgtgaaaaccagtatttatgtcattctcaaaacatttggaCATGTCCATAGGCAAGTGGCTCACCTGATTGAGCTTGTGGCAAGGGCGTACCTTGACAGGGATGCAGGTAGAATTCCGTGATACTCACGTTATATGGTGTTTTATGTAAGTCTTTTGAGTTTTTAATCTGTTTAGGACTTTATTTTGTGTTTCCACTTGGGGAACATATTGTGATAGTAATCCTGTGATAACGAAATATGACCGAAACTACTTTttcaggctgtaaaagtttaggctacagacagTCAGCATTGATGTTAATTGCCATTGATGCTTAGCATTGATGCTAAAACTGATGATAATTactgggcaacattctctaactGCAGTAAAGATgacattgtttgtgtcaaacaagttatgtttaaaaataaacaaacattttatctATTCAGCTTTTGATGTCATAGTTGTCACAATTGCACATTATCTAATCATCTTTTTCATATAAATAACCCTCAatcaattaacaaaataattCACTATTATATACTGTTAAATGTTCATTCTTGCAATATCTacattaaaatagatttttctaTGTTCAAAACAAGAAAGTACACCTTGATGCGTACCTAATTACAATGATTTTTCTGTCCACTAGGTTGCGACTCACTCACGCATTCACAAGGTTTTATAAAACTCTATTTTTTTGAAAGCACAAGCATATTTTTCTTGACTGAAATCTGGAAAACATTTGTGGTCAAAATGTGGCAGTGTTTAAGGGGTGTTGGGCGCATTGCTTGAAAAAGGTCATTAGTTATAGTTATTGATGACTTCTTTTTGTGACAGCAGGTGTCACAactgaactgaacaaaaaaaaaagcagtcctCATGATCAATaggtgaggggtgtgtgtgttaatcagCCAATTGAAGTCACTTTGGTACCTCACTCCCATGTCCTGCATCATTGGTTTATCATCAcctgctgcttttttcttttgtct includes the following:
- the LOC114798432 gene encoding LOW QUALITY PROTEIN: olfactory receptor 4K3-like (The sequence of the model RefSeq protein was modified relative to this genomic sequence to represent the inferred CDS: inserted 2 bases in 1 codon), whose protein sequence is MVHRDGEKGQDVEEHGRGVQGQAKEEQQCVLEDGCHCLESPSVKTERIDTMTGVVTNLTIPFSVDFTHTEDDFIFLFHIVFGTCAVLVAGSVVTGILSTRALHSQNRFLFMLNTSISHTLTGFAVYYLGLFDVQEGSPSRNGTLHILPSFLGVNVITFLFAQFDRYFAVCHPFFYGRYVTRPVVLGACAYSWTHTYFILTIQNPVSPISKAAQIGAFTVMTLQLIVVTKLVMTVKLYAXGAERDAKKESLRIIVYVVICFLVLWVPSFVNIIVRQLTSKGLTIRNEGTNAFAIMARLNAVCTPTLYTWRIPALRLAVWRTVWGRVCPALTKR